A genomic segment from Roseibium algicola encodes:
- a CDS encoding aldolase/citrate lyase family protein: protein MTLAKNLFKARLAKPETQIGLWMALAHPGAAEICAGAGFDWLVIDAEHGPNGLAEIMAQLRVLSGSSHPVVRVRENDRALIKQMLDIGAQTILVPMIETAAEAQEAVGSVRYPPEGARGVGAALARASDYGRITDYLHTANKQVCLLVQVESCKGIDALDEILAVEGVDGVFVGPADLAADMGYVGKPDAAPVQAVVVEALSRIRAAGKPAGILTSNRELAHRYALMGVEFLAVGADVGVFARGLAELRQAFP, encoded by the coding sequence ATGACCTTAGCGAAAAACCTCTTCAAGGCGCGGCTTGCAAAGCCGGAGACCCAGATTGGCCTTTGGATGGCGCTGGCACATCCCGGCGCCGCGGAAATTTGCGCAGGCGCTGGCTTTGACTGGCTCGTCATCGATGCCGAACACGGACCGAACGGGCTTGCCGAAATCATGGCGCAGCTGCGGGTTCTCTCCGGCAGCAGCCATCCGGTGGTTCGCGTCCGTGAGAATGACCGTGCCCTGATCAAGCAGATGCTGGATATAGGGGCGCAGACAATTCTGGTGCCGATGATCGAAACGGCGGCGGAGGCGCAGGAAGCCGTGGGTTCGGTCCGTTATCCGCCGGAGGGCGCGCGCGGTGTCGGCGCGGCCCTGGCAAGGGCGTCGGACTATGGTCGCATCACCGACTATCTGCACACGGCAAACAAGCAGGTGTGTCTGCTTGTGCAGGTCGAAAGCTGCAAGGGCATCGATGCGCTGGACGAGATACTGGCGGTTGAAGGTGTCGATGGCGTCTTTGTCGGGCCAGCGGATCTGGCCGCGGACATGGGCTATGTCGGCAAGCCCGACGCGGCTCCGGTACAGGCGGTCGTGGTTGAGGCCCTTTCGCGGATCAGGGCCGCGGGAAAGCCTGCCGGTATCCTGACGTCCAATCGTGAACTTGCGCATCGTTATGCGCTCATGGGTGTCGAGTTTCTGGCCGTTGGGGCTGATGTTGGTGTCTTTGCCCGCGGTCTTGCGGAGTTGAGGCAGGCGTTTCCCTGA
- a CDS encoding tripartite tricarboxylate transporter permease has translation MMDFLSGFTVALHPVNLFYCFAGVLLGNIVGVLPGIGAIAAISILLPVTFYLEPTTAVIMLAGVYYGAEYGGSIASILLNLPGTASNAITTLDGYPMAKRGEAGLALLTAQISSLSGGTFGILAMVFLSPLIVKFSLSFGPAEYFATLLLGLVAGSVAVGGSALKGVAMVFIGMLLGSIGLDLNSGVARFDMGYANLLDGLSIVAVAMGLFGIPEVINKLRDDQGDRKPIAISARSMFLAFGKLKSIKFSILRGASVGGILGPLPGAGPTISSFLAYSLERSVGGKKEEFGTGRINGIAAPEAANNAAAQTAFIPTMTLGIPGTPTMAIILGALMIHGIAPGPQLVVDHPDLFWGLVASFWIGNVLLLVLNVPLIGVWARLVAVPRRFLFPVIIALICTGVFGVANSTFDVWAVLLMGVIGAILRFYDYSPAPLLIGFVLGPMLEEHLRRALMISGGDFGYLLGSSTAIAIHCITILIIVLPLLNLLWSRIKRKTENPVAD, from the coding sequence ATGATGGATTTCCTCTCAGGGTTTACGGTCGCACTGCATCCGGTAAATCTCTTTTATTGTTTCGCAGGTGTTCTGCTGGGCAATATCGTCGGTGTTCTTCCAGGTATCGGCGCGATCGCGGCGATCTCGATCCTGCTGCCGGTCACCTTCTATCTGGAGCCGACGACCGCGGTCATCATGCTGGCCGGTGTCTATTACGGAGCCGAATATGGTGGCTCCATCGCATCGATCCTTCTAAATCTGCCGGGCACGGCTTCCAATGCGATCACAACGCTGGACGGTTACCCGATGGCGAAAAGGGGCGAGGCTGGTCTTGCCCTGCTGACAGCGCAGATCTCCTCGCTGAGTGGCGGCACTTTCGGCATTCTGGCCATGGTCTTCCTGTCGCCGTTGATCGTGAAGTTCTCGCTCTCCTTCGGACCGGCTGAGTATTTCGCGACCTTGCTGCTGGGGCTCGTTGCCGGATCGGTTGCAGTGGGCGGCTCGGCGCTCAAGGGCGTTGCGATGGTCTTCATCGGCATGCTGCTGGGCAGCATCGGCCTTGACCTCAACAGCGGTGTTGCCCGGTTCGACATGGGCTATGCAAACCTTCTCGACGGGCTGTCGATCGTCGCCGTTGCCATGGGCCTGTTCGGCATCCCGGAGGTCATCAACAAGCTGAGGGATGACCAGGGTGACAGGAAACCGATCGCCATTTCCGCCCGCTCCATGTTTCTCGCATTCGGCAAACTCAAGAGCATCAAGTTCTCGATCCTTCGCGGAGCCTCCGTTGGTGGCATCCTGGGGCCATTGCCCGGTGCAGGGCCCACGATTTCCTCTTTTCTGGCCTATTCGCTGGAACGGTCCGTGGGGGGCAAGAAGGAAGAATTCGGCACTGGACGGATCAACGGGATCGCCGCACCTGAGGCTGCCAACAACGCTGCCGCCCAGACGGCCTTCATTCCGACCATGACGCTCGGTATTCCCGGAACGCCCACGATGGCGATCATCCTGGGCGCCTTGATGATCCACGGCATCGCACCCGGACCACAGCTGGTGGTCGATCACCCGGACCTGTTCTGGGGTCTGGTCGCCAGTTTCTGGATCGGCAACGTGTTGCTGCTGGTGTTGAACGTACCGCTGATCGGGGTCTGGGCGCGACTGGTTGCCGTGCCGAGACGGTTCCTGTTTCCCGTGATCATTGCACTGATCTGCACTGGCGTCTTCGGCGTGGCAAATTCCACCTTCGACGTCTGGGCCGTGTTGTTGATGGGGGTTATCGGGGCGATCCTGCGATTTTACGACTATTCCCCCGCACCGCTGCTCATCGGGTTCGTTCTGGGGCCGATGCTCGAGGAGCACCTGCGCCGCGCCTTGATGATTTCAGGAGGAGACTTCGGTTATCTTCTCGGATCCAGCACGGCCATCGCGATCCACTGCATCACGATCCTGATCATCGTGCTGCCGCTGCTCAACCTGCTCTGGTCGCGGATCAAGCGTAAAACCGAAAATCCCGTTGCCGATTAA
- the prpB gene encoding methylisocitrate lyase — protein MTTLSAGARFRQALKEENPLQVMGSINAYTAMMAERVGYKALYLAGAGVANASYGLPDLGITNLSDVLTDLRRVTDASSLPVLVDVDTGFGGAFTIARLVRGLIKDGAGAMHMEDQVQLKRCGHRPGKEIVSKQEMVDRVKAAVDAKTDDQFFIVARTDALAIEGLNGAIDRACAYVEAGADMIFAEACTELSQYKAFVDALDTPYPVLANITEFSKTPNFTLDELRSVGVSAALYPLSANRAMNAAALKVYKHIREVGSATGVLDIMQKREELYDFLNYHDYERKIDELFQSRK, from the coding sequence ATGACGACACTTTCGGCAGGCGCACGGTTCCGGCAGGCCTTGAAGGAAGAAAATCCGCTTCAGGTCATGGGGTCGATCAATGCCTACACGGCGATGATGGCAGAGCGCGTGGGCTACAAGGCTCTTTATCTTGCCGGTGCAGGCGTTGCGAACGCATCCTACGGGCTTCCCGATCTCGGCATCACGAACCTGAGTGACGTGCTGACGGATCTCCGCCGCGTTACGGATGCAAGCAGTCTGCCGGTACTGGTTGATGTCGATACCGGCTTCGGGGGTGCCTTCACCATCGCGCGCCTTGTGCGCGGCCTGATCAAGGACGGCGCCGGTGCCATGCACATGGAAGATCAGGTTCAGCTCAAGCGGTGCGGTCACCGTCCGGGCAAGGAGATCGTTTCCAAGCAGGAGATGGTTGACCGCGTCAAGGCCGCCGTGGATGCAAAGACCGACGATCAGTTCTTCATTGTTGCCCGCACGGATGCGCTGGCCATCGAGGGCCTGAACGGTGCGATCGACCGGGCCTGTGCCTACGTCGAGGCTGGCGCCGACATGATCTTCGCAGAAGCCTGCACGGAGTTGTCGCAGTACAAGGCTTTCGTCGATGCGCTCGACACGCCCTATCCGGTTCTCGCCAACATTACCGAGTTTTCCAAGACGCCGAACTTCACTCTGGACGAGCTGCGCAGCGTCGGTGTTTCAGCGGCGCTCTACCCCTTGTCTGCGAATCGCGCAATGAACGCGGCAGCCCTGAAGGTTTACAAGCATATTCGTGAGGTCGGATCGGCGACCGGTGTGCTGGATATCATGCAGAAGCGCGAGGAACTCTACGACTTCCTGAACTACCACGACTACGAAAGGAAGATCGACGAGTTGTTCCAAAGTCGGAAGTAA
- a CDS encoding IclR family transcriptional regulator — protein sequence MTAGTQSIDRAAMLLDLVAGGHPDGVPFADILAKSGLTRPTARRVLQALIEHGFVDQDAENRRFFLGSRIYELGLLVFPAYDLQDVCKPELERLVEVTGDTVFLNRVVGDKMTCIARESGAFPVKAFVLDVGVHRPIGLGAGGMAVLAALPPAKAEAILDRNTGDLKEFSGGVTKIREMVELARETGYIDRVSDVGVRTVAMAIRDSAGTPFASISVSSIMARMTGEHLQSVLAIMGEEVAKISAKLSKMRPIGRA from the coding sequence ATGACTGCAGGAACACAAAGCATCGACCGCGCAGCGATGCTGCTCGATCTTGTCGCGGGTGGACATCCCGACGGTGTTCCCTTTGCGGACATACTCGCAAAGTCCGGCCTGACCCGGCCGACCGCCCGGCGGGTACTGCAAGCGCTTATCGAACATGGCTTCGTCGACCAGGATGCGGAAAACCGCCGCTTTTTCCTCGGCTCCAGAATTTACGAACTGGGTCTGCTGGTCTTCCCAGCCTATGACCTGCAAGATGTTTGCAAACCGGAACTCGAACGTCTGGTCGAGGTAACGGGCGACACCGTTTTCCTCAATCGTGTCGTCGGTGACAAGATGACCTGCATTGCCCGGGAAAGCGGCGCGTTTCCCGTGAAGGCCTTTGTTCTGGACGTCGGGGTTCATCGCCCGATCGGGCTGGGCGCCGGTGGCATGGCTGTCCTTGCCGCCCTTCCGCCTGCAAAAGCCGAAGCGATTCTGGACAGAAACACCGGCGACCTCAAGGAGTTCTCCGGTGGCGTCACGAAAATCCGTGAAATGGTCGAACTGGCAAGAGAGACCGGCTACATCGACAGGGTGTCGGACGTTGGCGTCAGAACCGTCGCCATGGCAATCCGCGACAGTGCCGGCACACCCTTTGCGTCAATCAGCGTTTCCAGCATCATGGCGCGCATGACCGGCGAGCACCTGCAATCGGTACTCGCCATCATGGGGGAGGAAGTCGCGAAGATCAGCGCCAAGCTGTCGAAGATGCGACCGATAGGAAGAGCCTGA
- a CDS encoding AAA family ATPase gives MQKVELDVSRGELLRDGEVVRLRPKTLAVLVELHAREGQVVSQQELRHLIWGQQHGRETGPKQCIRELRRLLGDSAETPGFIETVGRQGYRLVGKITVLNSGTDTTGTAPLCVGRTTELQSLADCAAAVRAGKRIVSLVAGEAGSGKSRLVETFAATLPRTADFWSARGQCIPHPGAREPYGPLIEIVTQLAEGASRKRVLRLLEDVAPSWRDLLPQLRSGREPAPLPTRLTDTHPDSMLRELTALMERLSQQQPGVIILEDLHWADQSTLAWLLSWAQRRAPARTLVVGTYRFDELDKSGDLQTTLHYLQRVQDFSPITLDGLDETAVADLLKRRFPDHRLPATLAGELRRRTEGHAILVDAIIDQWHRDGVLESSENRQPPEQDITEIVSAISRGAGKFIAGEIGWLDPYERQLLDIASVAGIRFSAAMLSDDRFEVEKGEAVLDRLASVRRFIQRAGVMVWPDGTQATRYVFRHALYQEALYDAIPAANRQGLHQRIGSRLETAFKSRTGEIASTLADHFERAADWKRAAVHRGLAGLTALERGAITDAAAQFRQALVSFAACEPDPETHTAECRTLLGLGAALIVGDHFTTDELRDVYERAAALAGRTNDPTTIVPALAGLWNHHLTKADLAAADELAKGLDDLAEDAPALYAMVAHNAVGQTRFFRGDFAACLPHINAVCSASDTNHGAEASVLFGEDPGIVCRQYAACVHQLLGQSEHAERLYAEGMTLTDTLEQPFGRAQMLWAGALIAREREDPVRVLERATALIETCEAAAIPFWRPYGDLLAGWAQVVLGNASGLQQIHEGLNAQAAMNVTLTRPYGLALYAEATGRCGNPVEGLKALASAFKIIRRTGERWHEAELHRLWALLSVQTGRTRNASSALRRAIRFARTQNAVTYEKRAQDLLDRIAGQLT, from the coding sequence GTGCAAAAAGTCGAACTTGATGTTTCTCGCGGTGAACTGCTGCGTGACGGGGAAGTCGTTCGTTTGCGCCCCAAGACTCTCGCCGTGCTGGTCGAGCTGCACGCCCGCGAGGGACAGGTCGTCAGCCAGCAAGAACTGAGGCACCTGATCTGGGGACAGCAGCATGGACGCGAGACCGGTCCAAAGCAGTGTATCCGCGAGCTTAGACGCTTGCTGGGGGACAGCGCCGAAACACCCGGGTTCATCGAAACGGTCGGCAGGCAGGGCTACCGCCTTGTCGGCAAGATCACGGTTCTGAACTCCGGCACGGACACCACCGGAACAGCCCCTCTTTGCGTGGGCCGAACCACGGAACTGCAGTCCCTTGCGGACTGCGCAGCGGCAGTGCGCGCTGGCAAGCGCATTGTGAGCCTTGTCGCCGGGGAAGCCGGATCGGGCAAATCAAGGCTGGTGGAGACATTCGCCGCCACGCTGCCACGCACGGCAGACTTCTGGTCTGCCCGGGGGCAGTGCATTCCCCATCCAGGTGCCCGGGAACCCTATGGCCCACTGATCGAGATCGTGACACAGCTCGCCGAAGGTGCGTCACGAAAACGGGTCTTGCGGCTTCTTGAGGATGTCGCACCGTCCTGGCGAGACCTGCTGCCGCAGCTTCGTTCTGGCCGGGAGCCCGCTCCCCTGCCCACAAGATTGACGGACACGCACCCGGACTCAATGTTGCGGGAGCTGACCGCACTCATGGAGCGTCTCTCTCAGCAGCAGCCCGGTGTCATCATTCTGGAAGACCTGCACTGGGCCGATCAGAGCACGCTGGCATGGCTTCTTTCCTGGGCTCAACGCCGCGCTCCTGCCAGAACCCTTGTGGTTGGAACCTACAGGTTTGATGAACTGGACAAGTCCGGAGATCTTCAAACGACATTGCATTACCTTCAACGTGTTCAGGACTTTAGCCCGATCACGCTGGACGGCCTCGACGAAACAGCCGTGGCGGACCTTCTCAAGCGACGCTTTCCGGACCACAGACTGCCTGCCACCCTTGCCGGCGAGTTGAGGCGAAGAACGGAAGGGCATGCCATCCTGGTCGATGCGATCATCGACCAGTGGCATCGGGACGGGGTCCTGGAGAGTTCCGAAAATCGGCAGCCACCCGAACAGGACATCACTGAAATCGTTTCGGCAATCTCACGCGGAGCCGGAAAATTCATCGCGGGCGAAATCGGCTGGCTGGACCCATATGAGCGGCAGTTACTCGACATTGCCAGCGTTGCCGGAATTCGCTTTTCCGCTGCCATGTTGAGCGATGATCGGTTCGAGGTGGAAAAAGGCGAAGCGGTTCTCGACCGCCTTGCAAGCGTCAGGCGCTTTATTCAACGGGCCGGCGTCATGGTCTGGCCGGACGGCACGCAGGCAACACGCTACGTCTTCCGGCACGCGCTTTATCAGGAGGCTCTTTACGACGCTATTCCGGCAGCAAATCGGCAAGGACTTCACCAACGCATCGGCAGCCGGCTTGAAACCGCGTTCAAATCCCGCACTGGCGAAATCGCGTCCACACTCGCCGATCATTTCGAGCGTGCCGCCGATTGGAAACGTGCTGCCGTCCATCGAGGGCTTGCGGGCCTGACCGCGCTGGAACGCGGCGCAATCACCGATGCGGCCGCCCAGTTCCGGCAGGCGCTTGTCTCCTTCGCCGCCTGCGAGCCTGACCCCGAAACGCACACGGCGGAATGCCGCACGCTACTGGGTCTGGGAGCGGCACTTATCGTCGGGGATCACTTCACCACAGACGAACTTCGGGACGTTTACGAACGCGCCGCGGCACTTGCAGGCCGAACCAATGACCCGACGACAATTGTGCCCGCACTTGCGGGGCTCTGGAACCACCACCTGACCAAGGCAGACCTTGCAGCCGCCGACGAACTTGCCAAGGGTCTCGATGACCTGGCAGAGGATGCACCAGCGCTTTATGCAATGGTGGCCCACAATGCTGTCGGGCAAACACGGTTCTTCCGTGGTGATTTTGCCGCCTGTCTGCCTCATATCAACGCTGTTTGCAGCGCCTCCGACACGAACCACGGCGCAGAGGCATCCGTTCTCTTCGGCGAGGACCCCGGCATCGTCTGCCGCCAGTATGCCGCTTGCGTTCATCAGTTGCTCGGCCAAAGCGAACATGCCGAACGCCTTTATGCCGAAGGCATGACGTTGACGGACACATTGGAGCAGCCTTTCGGTCGAGCGCAGATGCTTTGGGCAGGAGCTCTGATCGCTCGTGAACGTGAAGACCCGGTGCGTGTGCTGGAACGGGCGACAGCCCTGATCGAAACCTGCGAAGCAGCCGCAATTCCATTCTGGCGCCCCTATGGCGACCTGCTGGCCGGGTGGGCGCAGGTCGTGCTTGGGAACGCTTCCGGCCTTCAGCAAATTCACGAAGGTCTGAACGCACAGGCGGCAATGAACGTGACGCTGACCCGTCCTTACGGATTGGCACTCTACGCAGAAGCGACCGGCCGCTGCGGTAACCCGGTCGAAGGGCTGAAGGCACTTGCGTCGGCGTTCAAGATCATCAGGCGTACCGGCGAACGCTGGCATGAAGCGGAGCTCCACCGCCTGTGGGCCTTGCTCTCGGTTCAGACCGGCCGAACCCGAAACGCTTCATCTGCACTTCGCCGTGCAATCAGGTTTGCACGAACCCAAAACGCCGTGACTTACGAAAAACGTGCGCAAGACCTTCTGGACCGGATTGCAGGTCAACTGACCTGA
- a CDS encoding 5-carboxymethyl-2-hydroxymuconate Delta-isomerase, translated as MPHAWIEYSGNIADQTEVETFGRCVHAAMTEAGIFPIAGIRIRITRIDDCLVGDMNPDNGFVHLSLRIGEGRDAQTKQEAADLIFDRTSSHLKPLADRARVAYAMEMQEIPSAYSYKMNNLHKHLKAS; from the coding sequence ATGCCGCACGCCTGGATCGAATACTCCGGTAATATTGCAGATCAGACCGAGGTCGAAACTTTCGGTCGCTGTGTCCACGCCGCCATGACGGAAGCCGGTATCTTCCCGATCGCGGGTATCCGCATCCGCATCACCCGCATTGACGATTGCCTGGTCGGTGACATGAACCCGGACAACGGGTTCGTCCACTTGTCCCTTCGTATCGGTGAAGGCAGGGATGCGCAGACCAAACAGGAGGCGGCAGACTTGATCTTTGATCGGACTTCGTCGCATCTGAAGCCTCTCGCTGACCGTGCCCGGGTTGCATACGCAATGGAAATGCAAGAGATCCCGAGTGCTTACAGTTACAAGATGAACAACCTGCACAAACACTTGAAAGCCAGCTGA
- a CDS encoding Bug family tripartite tricarboxylate transporter substrate binding protein: MLTKRTLLSIAAGALALTVAAPVIAQDAFPEKPVRLIVPYSPGGGTDTTARIVADNMKEYLGQPVVVENRPGASGTVGTLLAKQAEADGYTILFGIQATLALNPSLFKSATYNSKEDFSGIAVISESPYVVTVPGDSEISDYEGFAAAATENLTMANGGSAALLAARLLARQADLSFTNIPYSGSGDAISDILAGRVNAMISSPVSVLPHVESGALKPILVTSTDRYAALPDTPTADELGFDGFNVVGWYSVVAPAGVPQERLDVLSDAFNKTIANPDVQAKLESIGVTPSRRGLDSAATTEFIASEVDLWGQEIKDAGIEPK, from the coding sequence ATGCTCACCAAGAGAACTTTGTTGTCAATCGCAGCGGGCGCCTTGGCGCTCACAGTGGCGGCTCCGGTTATCGCGCAGGACGCGTTTCCGGAGAAGCCGGTCCGCCTGATTGTGCCGTATTCGCCTGGAGGGGGGACAGACACTACGGCCCGGATTGTTGCCGACAACATGAAGGAGTACCTGGGGCAGCCTGTCGTCGTCGAAAACCGTCCGGGTGCGTCCGGAACGGTCGGCACGCTTCTGGCGAAACAGGCAGAGGCTGACGGGTATACCATTCTGTTCGGTATCCAGGCGACGCTTGCGCTGAACCCGTCGCTTTTCAAGTCGGCGACCTACAACTCGAAAGAAGACTTCTCGGGGATCGCGGTGATCTCCGAGTCGCCCTATGTGGTCACGGTGCCGGGGGATTCCGAAATCTCCGACTATGAAGGCTTTGCCGCGGCCGCCACGGAAAACCTGACCATGGCAAACGGAGGCAGCGCGGCGCTTCTGGCAGCGCGTTTGCTGGCCCGGCAGGCGGATCTCAGCTTCACCAATATTCCCTACTCAGGGTCCGGAGATGCAATTTCCGATATCCTGGCCGGCCGTGTGAATGCGATGATCAGCAGTCCTGTTTCGGTCCTGCCGCATGTTGAGAGCGGTGCCCTGAAGCCGATCCTCGTCACGAGCACGGACCGTTACGCCGCGCTGCCCGACACACCAACGGCAGACGAACTCGGCTTCGACGGTTTCAACGTGGTTGGGTGGTACAGTGTCGTTGCTCCGGCTGGTGTCCCCCAGGAGCGTCTGGACGTTCTGAGCGATGCCTTCAACAAGACCATTGCCAATCCGGACGTGCAGGCGAAACTCGAAAGCATCGGTGTAACGCCGTCCCGGCGTGGCCTGGATTCTGCGGCGACGACAGAATTCATCGCCTCCGAGGTCGACCTGTGGGGCCAGGAAATCAAGGACGCCGGCATCGAGCCGAAGTGA
- a CDS encoding tripartite tricarboxylate transporter TctB family protein yields the protein MKALFKAQDGLLVALVGAIFLYASRDLDMGVPRNMGPGMFPVVLSALTIVFGLLIAVVNVVRDVTLPRQFPWLGLCGVVASIALYALLIERLGIALTTLCAISVLALVIPRMKWLETVLLSIGVSAFLWLTFVLGLGMPLRLFPGF from the coding sequence ATGAAGGCTCTCTTCAAGGCTCAGGACGGGCTGCTGGTCGCGCTCGTAGGCGCAATTTTCCTCTACGCTTCCCGCGATCTCGACATGGGCGTGCCGCGCAACATGGGGCCGGGAATGTTCCCGGTCGTCTTGAGTGCCTTGACGATTGTCTTCGGATTGCTGATCGCGGTCGTCAACGTCGTTCGTGACGTCACCCTTCCAAGGCAATTCCCCTGGCTCGGTCTCTGCGGGGTCGTTGCCTCCATCGCACTCTACGCTCTGCTGATCGAACGGCTCGGCATCGCACTCACCACCTTGTGTGCGATTTCGGTGCTGGCGCTCGTCATTCCGCGCATGAAATGGCTGGAAACGGTGCTGCTCTCCATCGGCGTTTCTGCCTTCCTGTGGCTCACATTCGTTCTGGGCCTCGGCATGCCTCTCAGGCTTTTCCCCGGGTTCTGA
- a CDS encoding serine hydrolase domain-containing protein gives MTSAARDARPGTPLSAALSQKLDDAVLAALPLAETPGVIVGVQTPHGTWKKGYGVADPATGTPMEPGMHTRIGSVTKTFTGTMLLQLAEAGRLSLDDTIDAYVEGIPNGDRITLRQLADMTSGVASYTASERFVELFLDQPGVAFSPEDLLTFAVENSPLFEPGTQYDYSNTNTILLGMVIEKTTGQPFETSLRKMVLEPLGLEKTVWPGSRTELPEPYAQGVTLQGVDATPEAPLVATHWNPASLWTAGELISNLDDLLVYGRALGSGQGLLGTEMQQARLRSFRPPDGYGLALRCNGEWVGHTGEVPGYTTVVFHSPRTDTTLVVQANSDMPSGDCEEGKAAQDADEASGLSCSLPAMRIFNAVAPLLGETAPQNTAE, from the coding sequence ATGACTTCCGCGGCAAGGGACGCCAGGCCCGGCACGCCGCTCTCCGCAGCACTCTCGCAAAAGCTGGATGATGCGGTGCTGGCCGCGCTTCCACTTGCCGAAACGCCGGGCGTCATTGTTGGTGTCCAAACACCTCACGGCACATGGAAAAAAGGGTACGGCGTTGCCGACCCGGCAACCGGAACTCCGATGGAGCCGGGCATGCACACGCGCATCGGGTCCGTGACGAAGACCTTTACCGGAACAATGCTGTTGCAGCTTGCAGAAGCCGGACGGCTTTCTCTCGATGACACGATCGACGCCTATGTCGAGGGAATTCCCAACGGAGACAGGATCACGCTGCGCCAGCTTGCGGACATGACCAGCGGTGTGGCGAGCTACACCGCTTCCGAGCGGTTTGTGGAGTTGTTTCTCGATCAACCCGGTGTCGCGTTTTCGCCCGAGGACCTGCTGACCTTTGCCGTCGAGAATTCGCCGCTCTTCGAGCCGGGAACGCAATACGATTATTCCAACACGAACACGATCCTCCTTGGCATGGTCATTGAAAAGACCACCGGGCAGCCCTTCGAGACGTCTTTGCGGAAGATGGTCCTGGAGCCTCTCGGACTGGAGAAAACAGTCTGGCCGGGAAGCAGGACCGAACTACCGGAGCCCTACGCGCAGGGCGTTACCCTTCAGGGCGTCGATGCAACGCCGGAAGCACCTCTTGTTGCCACACACTGGAACCCGGCTTCGCTCTGGACAGCGGGGGAGCTGATTTCCAACCTCGACGATCTGCTCGTCTACGGCCGAGCCCTTGGGTCCGGCCAAGGGCTTCTCGGCACCGAGATGCAGCAAGCGCGGCTGCGATCCTTCCGTCCGCCTGATGGGTACGGCCTGGCGCTTCGGTGCAACGGAGAGTGGGTCGGCCACACGGGTGAAGTGCCCGGATACACCACGGTCGTTTTCCATAGCCCGCGGACCGACACGACCCTTGTTGTCCAGGCGAACAGCGACATGCCTTCCGGTGACTGCGAGGAGGGAAAGGCGGCTCAGGACGCCGACGAAGCTTCGGGTCTGTCCTGCTCGCTGCCTGCCATGCGCATTTTTAACGCCGTCGCTCCGTTACTCGGCGAAACGGCTCCCCAGAACACCGCTGAATAA